TCCGGGGAAGCACTGCTCAGCCTCATTAATGATATTCTGGATATTTCAAAAATCGAAGCCGGTGAGATGGAACTGGAGCGGCAGCCATTCAACTTTAAAGCCGAGACGACGAAAATGATACGTAATTTGAGTATCACGGCGGAACGCAAAGGGCTGGAACTGATTTTTGACTATCCCGATAATCTGCCCACGGATTTTATCGGCGACAATCTGCGGTTGCGCCAAGTCATCACGAATCTCGTTGGCAATGCCATCAAATTTACAGACGAAGGCTCCGTTATCCTGCGCTTTAATGGATTAAAATCCCTGCCCAACGAGCAGACCCTGCGCGTAGAAGTCATTGACACAGGCATCGGTATTCCACCGGAAGTACAATCTGTTATTTTTGAAAAATTTAAGCAGGCAGATGCGTCGACCACACGGAAGTTTGGCGGAACGGGATTGGGGCTGGCCATCAGTAAACAATTGATCGAAATGATGGGCGGTTCCGTGGGACTGAACAGCAAGTACGGGCAGGGATCCACATTCTTTTTTGAAGTACCCCTGCCGCTGGCTGAGAAAGATGCCGTTCCAACGCAAGAAGTGAAAGATGTCATGGACAGCTCTGCCAAAGAGCTTCATGCCAATATTTTGCTGGCGGAAGACAGTCTGACCAACCAAAAAATTGCCAGACGCGTCATAGAAAAAATGGGATGTACGGTGGATGTGGCCGAGAACGGCGTGGTTGCCGTGGCAATGTTTAAAGATCCCGGGGTTCACCATGACCTCATATTCATGGATTGCCAAATGCCTGAAATGGATGGCTATGAAGCGACACGCCTGATTCGCGAAGCAGAAGAAGGCGGAGCGCATATACCGATTGTCGCGATGACGGCCAATGTCATGCCTGCAGAACGAAATAGATGCATGAGCGTGGGGATGGATGCTTTCATCGCGAAACCCATTGATTTCGATGAAGTTCGAATGACTATTGCCCGTTACTGTTCGATGGAGCAAGCCACTAATATACCAGAACAGAAACCCCAGAGCGAGGAAATCGAGATGATTGATCCTGATGTGCTTGATGTAAACCGATTAAAAACGATCTGCTCCGACGATCTTGATTTCATTAAAGATATCATTGATACGTTTTTGGTGGATATCCCCCCGGTCTACGAGCATCTGATGGACGCCATGGCCAGCAAAGACAGGCCATCCATTGGCGAATATGCCCATAAAATCAAAGGTGCAGCAGCCAATATGGGCAGCAAAAAAGTGGGTGATATAGCTATGAAAATTCAGCTCGATTCGGAAAAAGAATCCTATGCATTCGATCCTGATGCTACGATTCAGCTGGGCGAGGAACTGAGTACATTATGCGATGTTCTGCGCACGACCGACTGGTCGAAGCTCTACGGACGCGGATGACTTTGACGATAAACGCTCTTCAGCCGCTCTACGGAAATATGCGTATAAATCTGGGTGGTTGAGAGCAGTTCGTGACCCAGCAACTCCTGTACGCTGCGTAAATCAGCTCCGTTATCCAGTAAATGTGTCGCGAAACTATGACGCAGTGAGTGAGGGGAAAAATGGGTATCCAGTCCGGCGGTCAGGAGATGGCGTTTCATAATCCGTTCATAGGATCTGGCACTGAGGCGCCCACCGTTTCGATTTAAAAACAACCCTCCGGGTTCCGAAGTCTTCCCGTACATCGCCCAGACCGCATCACGATGGCTGCGGCACTGCTCCAATGCCTGATAGGCATACTGACCAATAATACACAGCCGCTCTTTATTCCCCTTGCCATGTACACGGATGACCCCCTGAGACCAGTCTATCTGGTCTTCATCCATATCCGAAAGTTCCCGAAGGCGCATGCCCGTGCTATACAGCGTTTCAAGCCATGCGGCATCCCTGCTCCGAAAATATTGACATTCCAGCTCACTGCACCCCTTTACTGCCGCATAAGCCTGCTGCGGGGCCTCAATCAGGCGCGCGATCTGCTCCAGTGACAGCACATCCGGCAACGTCCGCCGTTTCCGAGGCAGGCGGATGGAGGCAAAGGGATCTGCGATACAGCGTTCCTCCCGCATGAGAAAGCGATAAAAACTCCGCAGGGCGGAACATTTTCGCGCCACCGTCGCCGCCTCCGCTCCCGTTTCCCGCAGAGAAGCAAGGAAACGGCGGGCATGGGATTTATCGATCTCGATCCATGGGTTCGCCATCGCTGCCATCGCGTCTTCCGTAAAAGACATAAACTGCCAAAGATCGGAAAGATAGCTTTCCACCGTGTGGATCGAAGCATTTTTCTCTACACGCAGATAGGCAGCAAAATCAGCCACCCATGGATCATTCAGCACCTGCTGCCCGGCATCTCCCGACATATCCGACAGCCCTTATTCCTTCTTGCTTTTTGTCGACGGCATTTTCAGTCCAAAAGACTCCGCAGCCTGAGCATAGTCAGGTATTTGCGCCGCATAACGACCAATCATTTTTTTGAGAGAACTAACCTGTTTATCGCTCAGCGATTTCTTCTGCTGATACTGCGAATGCAATGAATCAAAAAAGCTTTTGTCATCCCATGTACGTTTTCCACGCTGCACAGGTTCGTTCCAGGTTGTCACCTGCTCCATTAATGCGAACAACGGATTTAGATCGGCCGACGGCACCCCATCTTTTTCTTCCGTCACAATGCCGAACTTTTCTACCACGACCTCTTCGCCACCCAGCTGATCCGCATATTTCAACAGCAGTTTGTGGAGATAATCCAACTGACGGTCTGACAATCGTTTTCCACCTTCCACCTGTTGATGCAATGATTTAGCAAACTTGGCATCATCATAGACACGTTTACCCACTTTGCGCGGTTCCACAAAGGTCACATGGTCTATCAGTGCTACAATTTTAGCCATGGTTTCCTCACGGGGAGGCTGGTTCCCGGCCTGTAATTCGACGTACTTGGGAAGCAGTTCAATATCGGTCAGCACCTCTTCAATACCGGTGATCTGCTCACGATAGGTATAAATCAATTTCATTAAGGCGTCACGTTGCCGCTGCGTCACCTCTTTTTCGCCTTTAGCAATCTGCTCACGTACCGACGCCGCATATTTAGAATCGTCATAGGTACGGCGACCCCGCTTTTGAGCCGGTTTCCACTCCGTAACCTGATCCATCAGTTCCAGCAGCTTCTTAACGTTTTCCGGATTAGCTTTGGGGCCTTTGGCATTTTCTATCCACACCTCAAACTGTTTGTAGAAATCCCCCATCATGCCGGTCCATTTGACACGCCCCTGTTCGACATCATCGAGCAAAGCTTCCATTTTTGCCGTAAAGTGTACATCAAACAAATCGGGCAGGAATTCCACAAGAAAATCGTTCACTTTCAATCCTGATTCTGTGGGACACAGCGTGCGTTTTTCTTTGGTGATATATTTGCGCTGCTGAATCGTCGATACAATGGCCGCAAACGTACTCGGACGCCCCACGCCGTTCTCTTCCAAAGTACGAATCAGCGAGGCCTCACTGTAGCGTGGCGGCGGCTTGGTTTCCTTTTCCTGTTTATCGAGCGAGACACAGGCCAGCGACTCTTTTTCCGTCAGAGGCGGCAGACGGTCGGCCACAACGGGCGCATCGTCCGCATCGTCTTCCGACGCCCCGGGTGCCGTGTTCTCAATACCAGATGCACGCATGTATCCGGGAAACAAAATTTCAGACGCAGAAGCACGGAACGTATAAAGAGCCTTACCATCCTGAGCATCGCTTTCAATATCCGCGCTGCGCTGACAGATACGGGCAGGAGCCATCTGGCTGGCAACAAAACGCTGCCAGATCAGGCGGTACAGTTTCAATTCTTCCGGCTTCAACTTGCCGTCACGTGCCATCACTTCCGGTGTACGTGTCACATCCGTAGGACGAATCGCTTCATGCGCTTCCTGTGTGGACTGACGGCTTTTGTAATAATTGGGTTTCGCCGGCATGTATTCATCGCCATAGGCTTCCACCACAAATTCACGGCAGGCCGCCATGGCTTCTTTGGATATATTGACTGAATCCGTTCTCATGTAGGTAATCAGACCCACACCGTAACTGCTGCCTTCATACAGTTTTTGCGCCACCGACATGGTGCGCGAGGGCGGAAATCCAAACATACTTGAGGCCGCCTGCTGCAATGTACTGGTGATGTAGGGAGGACGGGCTCGTTTTGAAATCACACGTTCATTGAGGGCTTTCACCTGAAAAGAACTCTGTTCCAACTCGGCCACGGCCTTTTCCCCAGCTTCCAATGAACGAATCAGTGCTTTTTCCCCATTAATACGCATCAGACGCGTGGTAAAAACATCCTGCGGCTCCATCAGTTTTTTGAAATCAGCTCCGATCAACCAGTATTTTTCCTGGTTGAAAGCCAGAATTTCCCGTTCGCGTTCACAGACCAGACGCAACGCCACCGACTGCACTCGACCCGCACTCGACCCGCCCGGAACCCGCTTCCATAGCAGCGGACTCACCTTATAACCAACAATGCGATCTAATACGCGACGCGCCTGCTGGGCATCCACCATGTCCATATCAATCTGATGAATATTTTCGAACGCATCACGGATCGCCTGTGCAGTGATCTCATTGTATGTGACGCGAAAAATCTGGTCTACCGGGACTTTGCATTTCAGAACCTGCTGCAGATGCCAGGCAATCGCTTCTCCTTCGCGATCCGGGTCAGGGGCAAGATAAATCGCGTCCACATCCTTTGCCGCTTCTTTCAACTCCTTAATAACAGTCGATTTCCCCTTCATCACACCATATTTTGGCTTGAATTGCTTTTCGATATCCACCCCAAGTTCTTTCTCAGGAAGATCGCGTATATGCCCCTTGCTGGCACAGACCTTGAAATCTTTGCCCAATATCTTATTAATGGTTTTTGCCTTAGCGGGAGATTCGACGATAACCAGTTTTTTACCCATAAAAATTGACCTACATTCCTCTGATTTCAAAAACGACAAGTGCGGTCTTTTTTAAAGGGGATTCCTTCTATTGCAATGCTTTTCAGGTAAAAAGTCTCTAAAATCAGCGGCGATATAAATAAAAACTAACGATTATCACCTAGATGTCAACGTGTTGCATATGACGAAATGTACTGAAAACACGACAGATAGCACCATCATGGTGAATCATCAGCACCCAGAGAAAATTACACCATGGCTTCATCAGGCCACGTGCTGTCTCCTCCACCATCATTTTTTATTCAGATCATATACCTTACTATTAATGCCGGCCCGCTGTATTTCACAGATATCGTCCACATCCAGTTCGTCGACTCCAGCCCGCCCGATGACGGAGTCCTTATGCGTCGTATCGGCCAAATGATATTTCTTCCCGTTTACAATCAGTGTCAGTGCCGCCGGGTCGTCACCATAGTTCCCCCGTACCGCAACATAGGCATCGTGTTCTGTATACAGCAATATATAATCAATGGTCGTCTGCTCCAATAAAGAGGCATACAAAATCGCTAAATCAACACTCGTACCTTTTTTCAGCAGCAGCGTTTCATTGGCCTTCTTTATTTCATCAAGTCGCGGCCAGGCAAGACGCCGAATACAGATACATTCCGATGCCACAAAATCGAGCAGTTCCTGCGCGACTTTTTCCGGAGCCTGATTTACATCCGTGACCTGCTGCACCAGCCGACGCAAGGAGCCCTCCCCTCGCATGGTCACAAAAGCACCCATATTTCTGCTGTCAGCACGCGCAATCTCCGGCTGCTTCCGGCATGTATTCACAAACAGCGCATCATAGACGCAGCGATTTTCATAGAAAGTCGTCCATTCTGAAATGGAAATAGAATAAACCGCCAGCTTAAAGGCCTGATGATACATGATGTGACGATCCAGTTTCCATTGATCAAAGGGAAGACAGACAATGATTTCATTGTCATTGCGCGCTTCATATTTTCCCAGCCGCATTATGCCCCCGACCGGGCGGGACACGTCCACCAGCGAGGGATCAAGCGATAATTTTCGCGGCGTCTTTTTTTTACTGAAGTCTTTCAAATCCAGACTGAAATACAACTTATGATCATCTGAATCCCATCCCAACAACGCCCCCTCCATTCCCAACGTTGTCGTTATATAGTCACGGGGAACAAAATCTGGACGAAGCATATAATAGGCGGCCGCCATGCGTATATCCGTCATCGACATCGGCCCCGCCGAGGTTGCGGACCAATGAAAAACAGAACGTTGACTGAACCCCGGAATATGAAAGCTTCTGCTGTTGGGGCGCATCAGCCAGTGCACACCAAATCCAGCACCCGCTGCCAGTATCAGACAAAGAACGGCACCCAGAGCAACCAGTGCGGGCAGCCTCCGGCGCGATTTCTTTTTGCGAGGTGGTTTGCTATTGTTCTTTTTCTTTTTGTCGATCATAGTATCCCCGTTTTCGTTTCTACTCTTGTGTACCATCGGCTTATGAATAAAGAAAAGACCCCTTTACTGGAAATTCAACAACTCTGCGTCGACTATGGACACGGCACCCATTCCTTTAGAGCCGTGAATCATGTCGATCTTATCGTGCCCAAAGGCCAATGTGTCGGCCTGGCCGGAGAAAGCGGTTGCGGAAAATCAAGCCTCGCACTAGCGGTGATGAAGCTACTGCCCTCTTCCGGCATCCTGAAACTCGACGGGCAGGACATCCCTCACCGTGGTTCCGCGCTACGCGACTACAGAAAGCGCGTTCAGATCGTGTTCCAGGATCCTTTTGAAAGCTTGAA
This window of the Spartobacteria bacterium genome carries:
- a CDS encoding response regulator — encoded protein: MGAVYMAKEVAKSARGEANADISIPPIPPFIQKVIPLSAVAVVIGAALLMIPRSLATDAAVLAVLVGMGCITGFMKRLFGVQRDRLIRQGKAQHAAMTSRHYQLQSELDTMKGENAQLTEQVRELEYSIVKANELAVSSDMANLLKSQFLANMSHDIRTPMNGVIGMARLLLDTKLNREQLEFTANIIDSGEALLSLINDILDISKIEAGEMELERQPFNFKAETTKMIRNLSITAERKGLELIFDYPDNLPTDFIGDNLRLRQVITNLVGNAIKFTDEGSVILRFNGLKSLPNEQTLRVEVIDTGIGIPPEVQSVIFEKFKQADASTTRKFGGTGLGLAISKQLIEMMGGSVGLNSKYGQGSTFFFEVPLPLAEKDAVPTQEVKDVMDSSAKELHANILLAEDSLTNQKIARRVIEKMGCTVDVAENGVVAVAMFKDPGVHHDLIFMDCQMPEMDGYEATRLIREAEEGGAHIPIVAMTANVMPAERNRCMSVGMDAFIAKPIDFDEVRMTIARYCSMEQATNIPEQKPQSEEIEMIDPDVLDVNRLKTICSDDLDFIKDIIDTFLVDIPPVYEHLMDAMASKDRPSIGEYAHKIKGAAANMGSKKVGDIAMKIQLDSEKESYAFDPDATIQLGEELSTLCDVLRTTDWSKLYGRG
- a CDS encoding tyrosine recombinase yields the protein MSGDAGQQVLNDPWVADFAAYLRVEKNASIHTVESYLSDLWQFMSFTEDAMAAMANPWIEIDKSHARRFLASLRETGAEAATVARKCSALRSFYRFLMREERCIADPFASIRLPRKRRTLPDVLSLEQIARLIEAPQQAYAAVKGCSELECQYFRSRDAAWLETLYSTGMRLRELSDMDEDQIDWSQGVIRVHGKGNKERLCIIGQYAYQALEQCRSHRDAVWAMYGKTSEPGGLFLNRNGGRLSARSYERIMKRHLLTAGLDTHFSPHSLRHSFATHLLDNGADLRSVQELLGHELLSTTQIYTHISVERLKSVYRQSHPRP
- the topA gene encoding type I DNA topoisomerase, producing the protein MGKKLVIVESPAKAKTINKILGKDFKVCASKGHIRDLPEKELGVDIEKQFKPKYGVMKGKSTVIKELKEAAKDVDAIYLAPDPDREGEAIAWHLQQVLKCKVPVDQIFRVTYNEITAQAIRDAFENIHQIDMDMVDAQQARRVLDRIVGYKVSPLLWKRVPGGSSAGRVQSVALRLVCEREREILAFNQEKYWLIGADFKKLMEPQDVFTTRLMRINGEKALIRSLEAGEKAVAELEQSSFQVKALNERVISKRARPPYITSTLQQAASSMFGFPPSRTMSVAQKLYEGSSYGVGLITYMRTDSVNISKEAMAACREFVVEAYGDEYMPAKPNYYKSRQSTQEAHEAIRPTDVTRTPEVMARDGKLKPEELKLYRLIWQRFVASQMAPARICQRSADIESDAQDGKALYTFRASASEILFPGYMRASGIENTAPGASEDDADDAPVVADRLPPLTEKESLACVSLDKQEKETKPPPRYSEASLIRTLEENGVGRPSTFAAIVSTIQQRKYITKEKRTLCPTESGLKVNDFLVEFLPDLFDVHFTAKMEALLDDVEQGRVKWTGMMGDFYKQFEVWIENAKGPKANPENVKKLLELMDQVTEWKPAQKRGRRTYDDSKYAASVREQIAKGEKEVTQRQRDALMKLIYTYREQITGIEEVLTDIELLPKYVELQAGNQPPREETMAKIVALIDHVTFVEPRKVGKRVYDDAKFAKSLHQQVEGGKRLSDRQLDYLHKLLLKYADQLGGEEVVVEKFGIVTEEKDGVPSADLNPLFALMEQVTTWNEPVQRGKRTWDDKSFFDSLHSQYQQKKSLSDKQVSSLKKMIGRYAAQIPDYAQAAESFGLKMPSTKSKKE
- a CDS encoding ABC transporter ATP-binding protein, with the translated sequence MKNRTLTEPRNMKASAVGAHQPVHTKSSTRCQYQTKNGTQSNQCGQPPARFLFARWFAIVLFLFVDHSIPVFVSTLVYHRLMNKEKTPLLEIQQLCVDYGHGTHSFRAVNHVDLIVPKGQCVGLAGESGCGKSSLALAVMKLLPSSGILKLDGQDIPHRGSALRDYRKRVQIVFQDPFESLNPRMRIGSALMEVFRVHERVSKDEAWNKACAMLNTVQLPSSAMERYPHEFSGGQRQRIGIARALAMKPEILIADEPVSALDVSVQAQIISLLKTLKVEYGLSILLIAHDLAAMRVICDTMYVMNNGQIVESGPTQNLFDHPAHPYTRKLLAAAPDVEAALARRNAVHDFR